In Micromonospora purpureochromogenes, a single window of DNA contains:
- the ndk gene encoding nucleoside-diphosphate kinase has product MSSSSPDERTLVLIKPDAVRRGLVGEIISRFERKGLRIDAMVTRTMDAALADQHYAEHVDKPFYPPLKDFMTSGPLVALILAGDQVIDVVRGLVGATDGRRAAAGTIRGDLSLSNRENLVHASDSTDSAKREIGLWFPELG; this is encoded by the coding sequence GTGTCCAGCAGCAGCCCGGATGAGCGCACGCTCGTACTGATCAAGCCCGACGCGGTCCGCCGCGGCCTGGTCGGCGAGATCATCTCCCGCTTCGAGCGCAAGGGCCTGCGGATCGACGCCATGGTGACCCGGACGATGGACGCCGCGCTGGCCGACCAGCACTACGCCGAGCACGTCGACAAGCCGTTCTACCCGCCGCTGAAGGACTTCATGACCAGCGGTCCGCTGGTCGCCCTGATCCTCGCCGGCGACCAGGTGATCGACGTGGTGCGCGGGCTGGTCGGCGCCACCGACGGCCGCAGGGCCGCCGCCGGCACCATCCGCGGCGACCTCTCCCTGTCCAACCGGGAGAACCTGGTGCACGCCTCGGACTCCACCGACAGCGCCAAGCGCGAGATCGGCCTCTGGTTCCCCGAGCTGGGCTGA
- the sigJ gene encoding RNA polymerase sigma factor SigJ, whose amino-acid sequence MTTSGAAQAAGALTAHRPMLLGLAYRLLGSLHDAEDVLQEAYLRWLDVDRESVAEPRRYLSRVVTRLALDRLRARQAARETYVGPWLPEPVPTEPSPFGPLDSAELRDSVSMALLHLLERLTPPERAVYVLHTAFAVPYAEIGDILDRSAADCRQLHHRAVARLAEGRRRFNADRAEQRRLLEAFLAAARDGDLRRLTELVATDAVAWTDGGGAARAARNPVRGADRIARFFAGIYARPRAVTATPAELNGQPALLIRWSDGARYTLTVATADGRITGFYLVGNPTKLSRLPA is encoded by the coding sequence GTGACCACCAGCGGAGCGGCGCAGGCGGCCGGTGCGCTCACCGCGCACCGGCCGATGCTGCTCGGGCTGGCGTACCGGCTGCTGGGCAGCCTGCACGACGCGGAGGACGTGCTCCAGGAGGCGTACCTGCGCTGGCTCGACGTGGACCGGGAGTCGGTGGCCGAGCCGCGCCGGTACCTGTCCCGGGTGGTGACCCGGCTGGCCCTGGACCGGCTGCGCGCCCGCCAGGCCGCCCGGGAGACGTACGTCGGGCCGTGGCTGCCCGAGCCGGTGCCGACCGAGCCGTCCCCGTTCGGCCCGCTGGACAGCGCCGAGCTGCGGGACTCCGTGTCGATGGCGCTGCTGCACCTGCTGGAACGGCTCACCCCGCCGGAGCGCGCGGTCTACGTGCTGCACACCGCGTTCGCCGTGCCGTACGCCGAGATCGGCGACATCCTGGACCGGTCGGCGGCCGACTGCCGGCAGTTGCACCATCGGGCGGTCGCCCGGCTGGCCGAGGGCCGTCGGCGGTTCAACGCCGACCGGGCCGAGCAGCGGCGGCTGCTGGAGGCCTTCCTGGCCGCCGCCCGCGACGGCGACCTGCGCCGGCTCACTGAGCTGGTGGCGACCGACGCGGTGGCCTGGACCGACGGCGGCGGCGCGGCTCGGGCGGCGCGCAACCCGGTGCGCGGCGCGGACCGCATCGCCCGATTCTTCGCCGGCATCTACGCCCGGCCGCGCGCCGTGACGGCGACGCCCGCCGAGCTGAACGGCCAGCCGGCGCTGCTGATCCGCTGGTCCGACGGGGCCCGCTACACGCTGACCGTGGCCACGGCCGACGGGCGGATCACCGGGTTCTACCTGGTTGGCAACCCGACGAAGCTGTCCCGGCTCCCGGCCTGA
- a CDS encoding carboxymuconolactone decarboxylase family protein codes for MTRIDMAKVAPEAYRAVFAMEKYAQANVDHTVLELVKLRASMLNGCSFCVDMHSRDALAAGEDSRRLFAVAAWREAPFFDERERTALALTDAVTQLGQHGVPDEVWDAAAKVWSEKELADLIIAIATINVWNRISVTSRTQPPLEV; via the coding sequence ATGACTCGGATCGACATGGCAAAGGTGGCGCCGGAGGCGTACCGGGCGGTGTTCGCGATGGAGAAGTACGCCCAGGCGAACGTCGACCACACCGTGCTGGAGCTGGTGAAGCTGCGGGCGTCGATGCTCAACGGCTGCTCGTTCTGCGTGGACATGCACAGCCGGGACGCGCTCGCCGCGGGCGAGGACAGCCGCCGGCTCTTCGCCGTCGCCGCCTGGCGGGAGGCGCCGTTCTTCGACGAGCGGGAGCGGACCGCGCTGGCGCTGACCGACGCGGTCACCCAGCTCGGCCAGCACGGCGTGCCGGACGAGGTGTGGGACGCCGCCGCCAAGGTGTGGTCGGAGAAGGAGCTGGCCGACCTGATCATCGCGATTGCGACAATCAACGTGTGGAACCGGATCAGCGTGACCAGCCGGACCCAGCCGCCGCTCGAGGTGTGA